The Teredinibacter sp. KSP-S5-2 genome includes a window with the following:
- a CDS encoding CDP-diacylglycerol--glycerol-3-phosphate 3-phosphatidyltransferase encodes MDAVNFQSLNMVREELVATIEQSARHLENFVTAQDDGESLQACIDGIQQIVGILRLIQFRGACQLAEELLATANDIVPGGTGKQYERRLEVVSNVFFVMARYLEYVQQTERKVPVLLIPWINSLRKLRGEPAYPESHFFNFNISTVVPPEVEKLSVDSANFKSTLRRIRQMYQVGLLGYIRERNTKNSIALMRRALIRLHKIAGSAKSLSSLWWLGNVALEVFISEKMEVIESRKLLLGRIDRVIKQVQDVGESAFDAAPPKSLIKELVYLIMLSGADTEKTKRVRQASGVTSFPYTDKSLASERDGLNGPSAHTVSSLAKVLQSEISNTKKVLENATQTATQEIDDLAGFTQTLKNIAEILAVVGLNSASGTLKEEIKRVEKWGDDDGVTPAELTQVANTLLFIESTVSSLDKAGLADTQSFEITQEARNDAVASSELAIAQKIVVEECEAGISLTKRALNSFSDSYDTGHIRNIAKTLNTVRGGMIMLKKDRAANILKKCSVFVEEVLLDKEPPAAIKELLETFADVVISIEYYLDSATSTLQMDENVLKIAEEGLEALGHAVNE; translated from the coding sequence ATGGACGCTGTGAATTTTCAGTCCCTTAATATGGTACGAGAAGAGCTCGTTGCCACAATTGAGCAATCTGCTCGTCACCTAGAAAACTTCGTGACCGCCCAGGATGATGGTGAAAGCCTGCAAGCCTGTATCGATGGTATTCAACAAATCGTAGGTATTCTGCGCCTAATTCAATTTCGCGGCGCCTGCCAGTTAGCGGAAGAGTTGCTTGCTACAGCGAATGATATTGTCCCTGGTGGGACGGGAAAACAGTATGAGCGCCGCCTTGAGGTGGTGAGTAACGTCTTCTTCGTTATGGCTCGGTACTTGGAATATGTTCAGCAAACAGAGCGTAAGGTTCCTGTTCTCTTAATCCCCTGGATAAACAGTTTACGCAAGTTAAGGGGAGAGCCCGCATACCCAGAAAGCCATTTCTTTAATTTCAATATTTCCACCGTAGTCCCACCGGAAGTTGAAAAACTTTCTGTAGACAGCGCTAACTTTAAGTCCACCCTACGCAGAATTCGGCAAATGTATCAGGTCGGGTTATTAGGTTACATTCGTGAAAGAAATACCAAAAACTCCATAGCGCTTATGCGTCGAGCTTTAATTCGTTTACACAAAATTGCCGGCTCGGCGAAGTCGTTATCCAGCTTGTGGTGGTTGGGGAATGTGGCGCTTGAGGTATTTATTTCTGAGAAGATGGAAGTCATTGAATCTCGGAAGCTGTTATTGGGGCGAATTGATCGCGTTATTAAGCAAGTACAAGATGTAGGCGAAAGTGCGTTTGATGCGGCACCCCCCAAATCGCTGATCAAAGAGTTGGTTTATTTGATTATGTTGTCCGGTGCGGATACCGAAAAGACCAAAAGAGTTAGGCAGGCATCGGGAGTCACAAGCTTCCCTTATACCGATAAAAGCCTGGCAAGTGAACGTGATGGCTTAAATGGTCCGAGCGCCCATACCGTAAGTTCACTCGCAAAAGTTCTGCAGTCCGAAATTTCGAACACCAAAAAAGTGCTGGAAAATGCAACCCAAACAGCCACTCAGGAAATTGATGATTTGGCTGGGTTCACTCAAACGCTGAAAAACATTGCCGAGATATTGGCTGTTGTGGGGCTTAATTCGGCCAGTGGGACGTTGAAAGAGGAAATAAAACGGGTAGAAAAGTGGGGCGATGATGATGGTGTAACGCCTGCGGAGTTAACACAGGTAGCTAACACATTGCTGTTCATTGAAAGTACCGTTTCAAGTCTGGATAAAGCTGGCCTCGCGGATACACAGAGCTTTGAAATTACCCAGGAAGCTCGTAACGACGCAGTGGCGTCGAGTGAACTGGCTATTGCGCAAAAGATTGTGGTGGAAGAGTGTGAAGCTGGTATATCGCTCACCAAGCGTGCGTTAAATTCGTTTTCGGATTCCTATGATACCGGCCATATCCGTAATATTGCTAAAACCTTGAATACGGTCAGGGGTGGGATGATCATGCTTAAGAAGGATAGAGCTGCAAATATCCTCAAAAAGTGCTCGGTTTTTGTGGAAGAAGTCCTGCTTGATAAGGAGCCACCTGCCGCTATTAAAGAGTTATTGGAAACTTTTGCTGATGTCGTGATCTCTATAGAGTACTATTTGGATTCCGCAACCAGTACGCTGCAAATGGACGAAAATGTTCTCAAAATTGCAGAAGAGGGGTTGGAAGCACTGGGGCATGCCGTAAACGAATAA
- the dnaQ gene encoding DNA polymerase III subunit epsilon: MRQIVLDTETTGLEPQQGHKIIEIGCVELVNRKLTGNHYHQYIQPNRDIDEAAIEVHGITQEFLADKPTFDAIVNDFLEFIDGAELIIHNAPFDVGFLNHELKQVNPALGTIEDRCKVLDSLVLARKKHPGQKNNLDALCKRYMVDNSQRDLHGALLDSEILADVYLAMTGGQTNLALSSSMSSGDNDDGEEVVIRIDSNRPRLKVIQATAEELEAHRKKLEVVDKASGGKCLWLHES; this comes from the coding sequence ATGAGACAAATCGTACTCGATACCGAAACCACCGGCCTTGAGCCACAGCAGGGCCATAAAATCATTGAAATTGGTTGTGTTGAGTTGGTGAATCGAAAGCTAACCGGCAACCATTACCATCAGTATATCCAGCCGAACCGGGATATCGATGAGGCCGCGATTGAGGTGCACGGTATCACCCAGGAGTTCTTGGCTGATAAGCCGACGTTTGATGCCATTGTGAATGACTTTCTCGAATTCATTGATGGTGCAGAACTTATTATCCATAACGCACCATTCGACGTAGGCTTCCTAAATCATGAGCTTAAACAGGTTAACCCAGCTTTAGGAACTATTGAAGACCGCTGTAAAGTCCTGGATTCACTTGTCTTAGCAAGAAAGAAACACCCAGGGCAAAAGAATAATCTGGATGCGTTGTGTAAGCGTTACATGGTGGACAACTCCCAACGTGATCTCCATGGCGCATTACTGGATTCGGAAATTCTGGCGGATGTATACCTAGCTATGACTGGTGGTCAGACCAATCTGGCGCTGAGTTCCAGTATGTCCTCAGGTGATAACGATGATGGGGAAGAAGTGGTTATTCGTATCGACTCCAACCGACCACGCTTAAAAGTCATTCAAGCAACAGCGGAAGAGCTGGAAGCACATAGGAAGAAGCTCGAAGTCGTTGATAAAGCCTCCGGCGGGAAGTGCCTTTGGCTACATGAGTCGTAG
- the gloB gene encoding hydroxyacylglutathione hydrolase, whose protein sequence is MDRESFTTILGRLHIDAVPILNTNYVWIIRHADHEGAYLLDPGDAAPLKRHLTQNNLALKQIIMTHSHWDHINGLDEMLRWKKVDVIGPECSVIPQVTTPVAEGSRFQLWNNVEVQVLHTPGHLPEHLCYYLPNGNQPVVFSGDIIFSAGCGRIFNGTHAELYNSLQRLNALPSHTQVCCSHDYIMDNLEFAKHVEPDNPYYQERIKSVILRKRMGKAAIPTSIQAERLINPFLRCGEKSIQQSVKRFSQESNHPLGIPTNDLEVFTLLRDWKNQF, encoded by the coding sequence GTGGACAGAGAAAGCTTTACTACCATTTTAGGTAGATTACATATAGACGCCGTTCCCATTCTGAACACCAATTATGTCTGGATTATCCGTCATGCGGATCACGAAGGAGCATATTTATTGGATCCCGGCGACGCTGCGCCATTAAAACGCCACCTGACACAAAACAACCTTGCCTTAAAACAAATCATCATGACCCATAGCCACTGGGATCATATTAATGGCCTTGATGAGATGCTACGCTGGAAAAAAGTGGATGTTATCGGCCCAGAATGCTCAGTAATTCCTCAGGTGACAACTCCCGTAGCAGAAGGCAGTCGCTTTCAACTATGGAACAATGTTGAGGTACAGGTACTACACACACCGGGCCACCTGCCTGAACATCTTTGCTATTACCTGCCAAACGGCAACCAGCCGGTGGTTTTCTCCGGTGACATCATTTTTTCCGCTGGTTGTGGACGAATCTTTAACGGAACCCATGCCGAACTGTACAACAGCTTACAGCGATTAAATGCGCTACCAAGCCACACACAGGTATGCTGCTCCCATGATTACATCATGGATAATCTGGAATTTGCCAAACACGTCGAGCCAGATAACCCCTATTATCAAGAGCGAATTAAAAGCGTTATTTTGCGGAAAAGAATGGGAAAAGCAGCAATCCCTACCAGTATCCAAGCTGAAAGATTGATTAACCCATTCTTACGTTGCGGAGAAAAAAGTATTCAACAAAGCGTAAAACGCTTTAGCCAGGAATCTAACCACCCGCTTGGAATACCAACCAATGACCTTGAGGTTTTTACTCTATTGAGGGACTGGAAAAACCAATTTTAA
- the nhaB gene encoding sodium/proton antiporter NhaB, which translates to MTQSSGSVLKAFGANFLGPSATWYKQTIIAFLLINPILVYIDPFLAGWVLIGEFIFTLAMALKCYPLQPGGLLAIEALALGLTTPHNVYHELHSNFAVILLLIFMVAGIYFMKDLLLYVFTKILLGIRSKTILSVLFCAVAAFLSAFLDALTVTAVLISVAVGFYSVYHKFASGKQTHMDHDHFSDGSIHEQHRQDLQEFRSFLRSLVMHGAVGTALGGVCTLVGEPQNLLIGEKAGWKFVEFFLVMGPVSIPAALSGLVTCILLEKTKIFGYGAKLPENVRKVLNQFNQETVDKLTVTDKAELIAQAVVAVTLVLALALQLAEVGLIGLMVIVLLTTMRGITDEHRIGHAFEEALPFTALLAVFFAIVAVIHDQHLFAPIINFVLSLDPDVQKPMFFIANGALSMISDNVFVATVYINEVKAALDAGTITREHFDALAVAINTGTNLPSVATPNGQAAFLFLLTSALAPLIRLSYGRMVLMALPYTVVLSVVGLLAVTYNL; encoded by the coding sequence ATGACTCAGTCCTCTGGTTCTGTTTTAAAAGCCTTTGGGGCAAACTTCCTTGGGCCCAGTGCTACTTGGTACAAACAAACCATCATCGCATTTTTACTGATTAACCCTATTTTGGTCTATATAGACCCATTTTTGGCTGGTTGGGTATTAATCGGTGAGTTTATTTTCACCCTGGCTATGGCACTGAAGTGTTATCCATTGCAACCGGGTGGACTGCTGGCAATTGAAGCATTAGCTCTCGGTTTAACCACTCCCCACAACGTTTATCACGAACTGCATTCCAATTTTGCAGTGATTTTATTGTTGATTTTTATGGTCGCAGGTATCTATTTCATGAAAGACCTGCTGCTTTACGTATTCACCAAAATCCTGCTAGGTATACGCTCAAAAACCATTCTATCGGTTCTCTTTTGCGCCGTAGCAGCTTTTCTTTCCGCTTTCCTCGATGCTCTAACTGTCACAGCGGTGTTAATCAGTGTTGCCGTTGGCTTCTACTCGGTTTACCACAAATTCGCATCAGGCAAACAAACGCATATGGATCATGACCATTTTTCAGATGGTTCTATTCATGAACAACACAGACAAGATTTGCAGGAATTTCGCAGCTTTTTACGTAGCCTTGTTATGCATGGTGCAGTTGGTACCGCATTAGGTGGTGTGTGTACATTAGTTGGAGAGCCACAAAACTTACTTATCGGCGAAAAAGCTGGCTGGAAATTTGTCGAGTTTTTCCTGGTTATGGGCCCTGTGTCAATTCCGGCAGCGTTGTCCGGCCTGGTAACCTGTATCCTGCTGGAAAAGACCAAAATATTCGGCTACGGAGCCAAGCTTCCAGAAAATGTCAGAAAAGTACTAAATCAGTTTAATCAAGAGACTGTTGATAAACTCACAGTGACAGATAAAGCCGAATTGATTGCTCAGGCTGTGGTCGCAGTTACGTTGGTTTTAGCCCTTGCACTGCAACTAGCGGAAGTTGGGTTGATCGGCTTGATGGTCATTGTTTTACTCACCACAATGCGCGGAATAACAGACGAACATCGCATCGGCCATGCTTTTGAAGAGGCCCTTCCTTTTACCGCTCTTCTCGCCGTGTTTTTTGCTATTGTTGCCGTCATTCACGACCAGCACTTATTTGCACCAATCATTAATTTCGTTTTATCCCTAGACCCAGATGTACAAAAACCCATGTTTTTTATCGCTAACGGCGCATTATCAATGATCAGCGATAACGTATTTGTGGCAACCGTCTACATCAACGAGGTAAAAGCAGCATTGGATGCGGGAACTATCACTCGGGAGCATTTTGATGCCCTGGCTGTTGCAATCAATACAGGGACAAACCTACCCAGTGTTGCTACACCAAATGGGCAGGCTGCGTTCCTGTTCCTATTGACATCAGCTCTGGCACCACTTATCCGACTGTCATACGGCAGAATGGTGCTAATGGCTTTGCCGTACACCGTGGTGTTAAGCGTGGTTGGTTTACTTGCTGTGACCTACAATCTGTAG
- the rnhA gene encoding ribonuclease HI, with amino-acid sequence MKKVEIFTDGACRGNPGPGGWGALLRYGNNEKPLYGGEKNTTNNRMELQAAISGLEALKEPCDVVLTTDSQYVRKGITEWMKNWKKNGWKTANKKPVKNADLWQLLDLQTEKHTIDWRWVKGHSGHRENEIADQLANRGIDELS; translated from the coding sequence TTGAAAAAAGTAGAAATTTTTACTGATGGTGCCTGCCGGGGTAACCCTGGTCCAGGCGGCTGGGGTGCACTTTTGCGCTACGGCAATAATGAGAAGCCACTTTATGGTGGTGAAAAGAATACGACTAACAACCGAATGGAGTTACAGGCAGCAATATCAGGCCTTGAGGCCCTGAAAGAACCTTGTGACGTGGTATTGACTACCGACTCGCAGTACGTCCGTAAAGGTATCACCGAATGGATGAAAAACTGGAAGAAGAATGGTTGGAAGACTGCGAACAAAAAACCGGTCAAAAATGCGGATCTCTGGCAATTGCTTGATCTACAAACAGAGAAACACACGATTGACTGGCGTTGGGTGAAAGGTCATTCCGGCCACCGAGAGAATGAAATTGCAGATCAGTTGGCAAATAGAGGCATAGACGAACTTTCATGA
- a CDS encoding class I SAM-dependent methyltransferase: MKILKSKVDNLQHRFNDFKASLSTPPIQESSQALSAWFATPLGKYIIQAERQMLEQELNNLFGYHLMQLSVVPEENLTTSSRINHCFALNPCLNRAKHLNQYSGIQACNVKAAAEFTALPLPDEVVDVTILHHVLDFTDQPQQVLKEAARVTISRGYILIFGFNPNSLTGLVQPFANLFRLGAIWRRNRLRTSRIKDWLEFLDCSSVGKCYAHRNLPVNNESYIQHAKLPKKWGGIGRIPGGSIYCILARKDKVGLTPIKRSWVSADLIGVVPLPEPVRTSSNAAARIKKAQKGWK; this comes from the coding sequence ATGAAGATCTTAAAATCTAAAGTAGATAATCTACAGCATAGATTCAATGACTTTAAGGCCAGTTTAAGTACACCGCCTATACAGGAATCCAGTCAGGCGTTATCGGCCTGGTTCGCCACACCATTGGGCAAGTATATTATCCAGGCTGAACGCCAAATGCTCGAACAGGAGCTGAACAACCTCTTTGGGTATCACCTGATGCAACTTAGTGTTGTTCCTGAGGAAAATCTGACCACCTCGAGTCGAATTAACCACTGTTTCGCGTTAAACCCTTGCCTTAATCGGGCGAAGCATCTGAATCAATATAGTGGCATTCAGGCCTGTAATGTTAAAGCCGCCGCCGAATTTACCGCATTACCCCTGCCAGATGAAGTGGTGGATGTCACGATTCTCCACCATGTACTGGATTTTACTGATCAACCCCAGCAAGTTCTCAAGGAGGCCGCCAGGGTAACCATTTCCAGAGGTTACATCCTCATTTTTGGTTTTAACCCTAATAGTCTCACCGGGCTAGTTCAGCCTTTTGCCAATTTGTTTCGATTGGGCGCAATTTGGCGCAGAAATAGACTGCGAACTTCTCGAATAAAAGACTGGCTTGAATTTCTGGATTGCTCCAGTGTTGGCAAGTGCTACGCACATCGTAACTTACCAGTGAATAACGAATCCTATATTCAGCATGCTAAGTTGCCGAAAAAATGGGGAGGAATAGGGCGTATCCCAGGTGGTTCAATCTACTGTATCCTTGCGCGCAAAGACAAAGTTGGCCTGACACCGATTAAGCGTTCCTGGGTTTCAGCGGATTTAATTGGTGTGGTACCCTTGCCCGAACCTGTTCGAACCTCATCTAATGCCGCAGCCCGAATTAAAAAGGCGCAAAAAGGCTGGAAATAA